A genomic region of Gimesia chilikensis contains the following coding sequences:
- a CDS encoding BPSS1187 family protein, with protein sequence MLNCKSLLVFVLLVQFSISPALAQERQLTYRDRRPQEYKLTARASEIDPRAKEHPEIDYVFEAKGKVQDLEHAVVDTRKKPRGKLVIWLMGYNSQLFDGLSKLGFHAIQVHYANRWFSKVCRENPVGETCRGNVRLEAATGEDYSDQVSIPKPDGMKERALQFVKWLAKNNPQGKWDYYLTPDGKDLRWDDVIMAGSSHGSTTAARFAKHQKVSRVVMFCGPRDQYQNWQSLPSATPTNRYFGFSHVLDGGWTGDHYCRSWELIGLNEYGPIVNVDQSKPPYENTRRLITDFDVKNNTRRAHSSVVPGGSAGKNAKGQYIHEAVWLYLFTHPVDKVGKPVPLDPGCEKNQRDS encoded by the coding sequence ATGCTGAACTGCAAATCGCTGCTCGTCTTTGTTCTCCTCGTTCAATTCTCCATCTCCCCTGCCCTGGCACAGGAACGTCAATTAACATACCGCGATCGACGTCCGCAGGAATACAAGCTCACCGCGCGGGCCAGTGAAATCGATCCCCGCGCCAAGGAACATCCGGAAATCGACTACGTGTTCGAAGCAAAGGGAAAAGTTCAGGACCTGGAACACGCCGTGGTCGATACACGGAAAAAACCACGGGGTAAACTGGTCATCTGGCTGATGGGATATAACAGCCAGCTGTTTGACGGCCTCTCGAAATTAGGTTTTCACGCAATTCAGGTCCATTATGCAAACCGCTGGTTCTCCAAAGTCTGTCGCGAGAATCCGGTTGGCGAGACCTGCCGGGGAAATGTGAGGCTGGAAGCTGCTACCGGCGAGGACTATAGCGATCAGGTTTCCATCCCGAAGCCCGATGGCATGAAAGAGCGGGCCCTGCAGTTCGTAAAATGGCTGGCGAAAAACAATCCCCAGGGAAAGTGGGACTATTACCTGACTCCCGACGGCAAAGATCTGCGCTGGGATGATGTGATCATGGCGGGCAGTTCGCATGGTTCTACCACCGCTGCCCGTTTTGCCAAGCATCAGAAGGTGAGCCGGGTCGTGATGTTCTGTGGTCCCCGCGATCAGTATCAGAACTGGCAGTCTCTCCCTTCAGCAACTCCGACAAACCGCTACTTTGGATTCTCCCATGTGCTGGACGGCGGTTGGACCGGCGACCATTACTGTCGTTCCTGGGAGCTGATTGGCCTCAATGAATACGGACCAATAGTCAACGTTGATCAGTCGAAACCTCCTTATGAAAATACACGGCGGCTGATTACCGACTTCGATGTCAAAAACAATACCCGCCGTGCCCATTCTTCCGTCGTCCCTGGTGGCAGTGCTGGTAAGAATGCGAAGGGCCAGTATATCCATGAAGCGGTCTGGCTGTACCTGTTTACGCATCCGGTCGACAAAGTTGGTAAGCCGGTTCCACTGGATCCGGGATGCGAGAAAAACCAGCGAGACAGCTGA
- a CDS encoding HAD family hydrolase — protein sequence MREKPARQLRAETVIKAVIFDLYGTLLELTQDHRPFLQVAKHCTSLSVQAAIHKALVNDCPTLDSYTSLLRLKTQLNLERLEQILADDLLKVRLFPDVLSTLEKLQSQQVKTAVISNLATPYIRPFESHNLRSHFDVVLFSCECGLSKPDPAIYQRAIQQLNLAPEEILMVGDSYASDVLGPETAGIKGFHLVRSGEDSSASAVISGLESLFDFV from the coding sequence ATGCGAGAAAAACCAGCGAGACAGCTGAGAGCTGAAACCGTGATTAAGGCCGTTATTTTTGATCTGTATGGGACTCTGCTGGAACTCACGCAGGATCACAGACCTTTTTTACAAGTGGCGAAACACTGTACCTCGCTGAGTGTTCAGGCAGCCATTCACAAAGCACTGGTCAATGACTGCCCCACTCTGGATTCTTATACCAGTCTGCTTCGGTTGAAGACACAGCTCAACCTGGAGCGACTGGAGCAGATCCTTGCTGATGACCTGCTCAAAGTGAGGCTCTTTCCGGATGTGCTCTCTACTTTAGAAAAGCTTCAAAGTCAGCAGGTGAAGACTGCGGTCATCTCCAATTTAGCTACACCTTACATCCGGCCCTTCGAGTCACACAATCTTCGCTCTCACTTTGATGTCGTTCTCTTCTCGTGTGAATGCGGTCTCTCCAAACCAGATCCTGCGATTTATCAACGGGCCATCCAGCAGCTGAATCTGGCTCCTGAAGAAATCCTGATGGTTGGTGACAGCTATGCTTCAGATGTTCTCGGACCTGAGACAGCAGGTATCAAAGGCTTTCATCTCGTGCGTTCGGGTGAAGACAGTTCAGCATCGGCTGTGATCTCTGGTTTGGAGTCACTGTTTGATTTTGTCTGA